In Mastigocladopsis repens PCC 10914, a single window of DNA contains:
- a CDS encoding DMT family transporter yields MHTTSNRWRLGLALSLLTVFLWGILPIALAVTLQALDVYTVIWFRFLVSFVLLAVYLGWRGKLPTLERLRSTSWILLAIATLFLAANYVFFLQGLALTSPANAEVIIQFAPLLMGFGGLVIFKERYTLSQWIGVSILTLGFTLFFHEQLKNLVTAHGQYLLGSGLIVLGAATWAVYALAQKQLLQSLSSSSIMLIIYGGCALLFTPFANPKTIFTLNPLHWGMLLFCALNTLIAYGAFAESLEHWEASRISAVLALAPIITIISVCLVSVLVPTLIAPEQFSLIGIIGAVLVVTGSVTIALEKAR; encoded by the coding sequence ATGCATACAACTTCCAATCGCTGGCGTTTGGGGCTAGCATTATCGCTGTTGACCGTTTTTTTGTGGGGAATTCTACCGATTGCCTTGGCGGTGACTCTGCAAGCGCTTGATGTCTACACCGTCATTTGGTTTCGCTTTTTGGTATCGTTTGTGTTGTTAGCTGTTTATTTAGGATGGCGAGGAAAATTACCGACTCTGGAAAGATTACGTTCCACTTCTTGGATTTTGTTGGCAATTGCTACACTTTTCTTGGCAGCTAACTATGTTTTTTTCTTGCAAGGTTTAGCACTGACTTCACCTGCTAACGCTGAAGTTATTATTCAGTTTGCTCCCTTACTTATGGGTTTTGGCGGTTTAGTTATTTTTAAAGAACGTTATACTCTGTCACAGTGGATAGGTGTAAGTATTCTTACTTTAGGATTCACTTTGTTTTTTCATGAACAATTAAAAAATTTAGTAACAGCACACGGTCAATACCTTTTGGGTAGTGGTTTGATTGTGCTAGGAGCAGCAACTTGGGCTGTTTATGCTTTGGCACAAAAGCAGTTGTTGCAATCTTTATCTTCTTCTAGCATTATGCTGATTATTTATGGAGGATGTGCTTTATTATTCACTCCATTTGCTAACCCAAAAACAATTTTTACACTTAATCCTTTACATTGGGGAATGTTGCTTTTTTGTGCATTAAACACTCTCATTGCTTATGGTGCTTTTGCTGAATCTTTAGAACATTGGGAAGCATCACGTATAAGTGCAGTTTTGGCATTAGCTCCCATTATCACTATAATATCGGTTTGTCTTGTATCAGTCCTAGTACCAACTCTAATAGCACCTGAGCAGTTTTCCTTAATAGGAATAATAGGAGCCGTTTTAGTAGTAACAGGTTCAGTTACTATTGCTCTAGAAAAAGCCCGTTGA
- a CDS encoding cytochrome-c peroxidase: protein MSAQIAEPPTPLASLKTVSVPEPENLGDFIKDKTAAIKLGKAFFWDMQVGSDGLLSCASCHFHAGADNRSKNLISPGLLRVNADGSPNPDTTFQVGGAPNYEIKPEDFPFHKLSNPNDRNSSVLSDSNDVASSEGVFNTEFVDVIPGNPQDKVNQKDDPVFNVGGTEVRRVEPRNTPTVINAVFNFRNFWDGRAQDIFNGVNPFGLRDPYAFVGKADNPAKLDFVQVSLKNSSLASQAVGPPLSSFEMSADGRTFEEIGDKFGDIDKKSNSATKGKKLPRKLGKKLLPLRPLGKQLVHLEDSVLGSDSRSPQPGLKTATYEKLIEDAFKSEWWKSNRMIQVDAKGQRNIVKKPDRSLATNEYTLMEYNFPLFFGLAVQMYESTLVSDDTPFDRNSLNDQQKRGKELFEGKAKCINCHGGAEFTNASVNNVQNERLERMVMGDKQEAVYDNGFYNIGVTPTLEDLGVGDKDLFGNPLSESRVAALGKFQQLLGANPNISVSSNERIAADGAFKTPGLRNIELTAPYFHNGGQLTLRQVVEFYNRGGDFHDQNIANLDPDIENLGLTTTEIDDLVAFMTALTDERVGLDKAPFDHPQLFISNGHPGDTTSVTNDGTGKAKDDLLEIPAVGFNGSSGTPNFLQPQ from the coding sequence GTGTCGGCGCAGATTGCAGAACCACCCACGCCGCTGGCTTCGCTCAAGACTGTCTCGGTTCCAGAACCAGAGAATCTTGGAGACTTTATTAAGGACAAAACAGCCGCAATTAAACTAGGAAAAGCGTTTTTCTGGGATATGCAAGTTGGCAGCGATGGCTTACTATCCTGTGCCAGTTGTCACTTCCATGCCGGAGCGGACAACAGATCCAAAAATCTGATCAGTCCTGGTCTTCTGCGTGTGAATGCAGACGGTAGCCCAAACCCAGATACGACATTCCAGGTAGGCGGGGCACCAAACTACGAGATCAAGCCGGAAGATTTTCCTTTCCACAAGCTGTCTAATCCAAATGACCGCAACAGCAGCGTTCTATCTGACAGTAACGATGTCGCCTCCTCCGAAGGAGTTTTCAATACTGAGTTCGTTGATGTCATACCCGGCAATCCACAAGACAAAGTAAATCAAAAAGACGATCCAGTCTTTAACGTGGGAGGCACCGAAGTGCGCCGAGTCGAGCCGCGTAACACGCCGACCGTAATTAACGCAGTGTTTAACTTCCGCAACTTCTGGGATGGAAGGGCGCAGGACATTTTCAACGGCGTGAATCCCTTCGGCTTAAGAGACCCCTATGCCTTTGTCGGCAAGGCAGACAATCCAGCTAAACTAGACTTTGTCCAAGTCAGTCTCAAGAATTCGTCCTTAGCTTCCCAGGCAGTGGGTCCACCGCTCAGTTCCTTTGAGATGTCCGCTGACGGTCGTACCTTTGAGGAAATTGGTGATAAGTTCGGAGACATCGACAAGAAATCCAACAGCGCTACCAAGGGCAAAAAGCTCCCCAGAAAACTTGGTAAGAAGTTACTTCCCCTTCGTCCACTAGGCAAGCAGCTTGTGCATCTCGAAGACAGCGTTTTAGGTAGTGACAGCAGATCACCTCAACCTGGTCTAAAGACGGCTACCTACGAAAAGTTGATTGAGGATGCCTTCAAGTCAGAGTGGTGGAAGTCCAATCGCATGATCCAAGTTGATGCTAAAGGTCAACGCAATATTGTCAAAAAGCCAGATCGCTCCTTGGCTACCAACGAGTACACGTTGATGGAGTACAACTTCCCCCTGTTCTTTGGGCTGGCTGTTCAAATGTACGAGTCTACACTTGTCTCCGACGATACACCGTTTGACCGCAATTCCCTAAACGACCAGCAAAAGCGCGGAAAAGAGCTGTTCGAGGGAAAAGCTAAGTGCATCAACTGCCACGGTGGGGCAGAATTCACCAACGCTTCTGTAAACAACGTGCAGAACGAACGACTCGAACGCATGGTTATGGGGGACAAGCAAGAAGCCGTCTATGACAATGGCTTCTACAACATCGGTGTCACACCGACTTTGGAAGACCTCGGAGTGGGTGATAAAGACCTCTTCGGTAATCCACTTTCAGAGTCGAGAGTAGCTGCTTTGGGAAAATTCCAGCAGCTTCTTGGGGCAAACCCAAATATTTCAGTCAGTTCCAATGAAAGAATAGCTGCGGATGGAGCCTTTAAGACACCCGGACTCCGCAACATCGAACTCACTGCTCCCTACTTCCACAACGGTGGGCAGTTGACTTTGCGGCAAGTGGTAGAATTCTATAATCGTGGCGGAGACTTCCACGACCAGAATATCGCCAACCTCGACCCAGATATCGAAAACTTGGGGCTAACAACAACTGAAATAGATGACTTGGTAGCCTTTATGACAGCATTAACCGATGAGCGAGTCGGCTTAGACAAAGCACCCTTCGACCACCCACAGTTGTTCATTTCTAATGGACATCCAGGAGATACTACCTCCGTTACTAACGACGGCACCGGAAAAGCCAAGGATGACCTACTGGAAATTCCTGCTGTTGGTTTTAATGGTAGCAGTGGTACCCCAAATTTCCTGCAACCGCAGTAG